From a region of the Lactuca sativa cultivar Salinas chromosome 4, Lsat_Salinas_v11, whole genome shotgun sequence genome:
- the LOC111899638 gene encoding protein ALTERED PHOSPHATE STARVATION RESPONSE 1, whose product MGCVATKLEEEEEVVSICRERKHFLKLAVEKRYALAEAHFRYCQSVYGVSAAIRLFVARHSSSSSPFLITFPPPSPPKENKVVSNPLFLQQNPSEEPNKKNKDATACASGSCSCSSSSTSSEEDEEREDKFKREREVEREREQVESCGYFYMGMQMPMHMHMPMPPPVSNIPSMPSPQREFGWDFFDPFVTMRPEVISGYNRNSDDDLRVVREEEGIPELEEEVERVDEVKNKVVRGEEKKEESCGGEVLGSTVECANVSQGEPQKGLTVIDTPESGRELLEALKDIEDYFIRIYDSGKGVSKMLESNRIQSQSGLEEIKENSTKLIQAIAHRSTSYRLTTCKSLVASNSKTASTWTEFNNDLFDDGGGMNSGSHTLTLGRLYAWEKKLYEEVKAGDNTRKLYERKCSQLRNQDVKGDEGVSIDKTRAAVKDLYSRILVAIRSAESISERIEKLRDEELQPQIIELLHGMMNMWKVMLESHEIQNKIMNEVKLFTCPTYGKFSNNTHRLATLQLEAELQNWRTCFREYLTAQKQYVGALYSWLSKFIVPEIEFYSKSRNTSQPFQTINGPRLLMICQDWFNLMDKLPDKSVYFAMKSFSKDLHSLWTQQGKEQDQKRKVDSLSKELDRKILAFQKTENRVFEPNLELCEIGVDHRADYLKERKDFLDGFRAKVELEKGKHQICMQETQRITLNGFQTGFCRVFEASIEFSKGSIKMYNDLVGSSQEDDESRR is encoded by the exons ATGGGGTGTGTTGCTACAAagttagaagaagaagaggaagtggtgtctatttgtagagagagaaagcattTCTTGAAGTTAGCCGTAGAGAAAAGGTACGCGCTTGCAGAAGCTCATTTCAGGTACTGTCAATCAGTCTATGGCGTTTCAGCAGCCATACGACTTTTTGTTGCCAGacattcttcatcttcttcgcCATTTCTCATCACTTTTCCACCACCATCTCCTCCTAAAGAAAACAAGGTTGTTTCAAACCCTTTGTTTCTTCAACAAAACCCTTCTGAAGAACCCAACAAAAAGAATAAAGATGCCACTGCATGTGCGTCTGGTTCATGTTCTTGCTCCTCCTCTTCAACGTCttccgaagaagacgaagagagaGAAGATAAGtttaagagagagagggaggtagagagagaaagagaacaaGTAGAGAGTTGTGGGTATTTTTATATGGGAATGCAAATGCCGATGCATATGCATATGCCTATGCCTCCTCCAGTTTCAAATATTCCATCGATGCCATCACCACAGAGGGAGTTTGGGTGGGATTTCTTTGACCCTTTTGTGACGATGAGGCCAGAGGTCATCAGTGGGTATAATCGTAATTCCGATGATGATTTGAGGGTAGTTAGGGAAGAAGAAGGGATACCAGAGCTTGAAGAAGAAGTTGAGAGAGTGGATGAAGTGAAAAACAAGGTGGTGAGGGGTGAAGAAAAGAAAGAGGAAAGTTGTGGGGGTGAAGTTCTAGGGTCCACAGTGGAGTGTGCTAACGTGAGCCAGGGTGAACCTCAAAAGGGTTTAACAGTCATTGATACACCCGAAAGTGGAAGAGAGTTGTTGGAAGCATTGAAAGATATTGAAGACTATTTTATACGGATTTATGATTCTGGAAAAGGTGTATCCAAGATGTTGGAATCTAACAGGATCCAATCACAATCTGGCTTAGAGGAAATAAAAG AAAACTCAACTAAACTCATTCAAGCAATCGCACACAGATCAACATCCTATCGATTAACAACATGTAAGAGTCTTGTGGCATCAAATTCTAAAACGGCTTCTACATGGACAGAATTCAATAATGATCTCTTTGATGATGGAGGGGGAATGAATTCAGGAAGCCATACATTAACATTAGGAAGACTTTATGCTTGGGAGAAGAAGCTATATGAAGAAGTTAAG GCGGGAGACAACACTCGGAAATTATACGAGAGAAAATGCAGCCAATTGAGGAATCAAGATGTGAAGGGGGATGAGGGAGTTTCAATAGACAAAACACGAGCTGCAGTTAAAGATTTGTATAGCCGAATTTTGGTTGCAATTCGAAGTGCTGAATCAATCTCTGAAAGAATCGAGAAACTCAGAGATGAAGAATTGCAGCCTCAAATCATTGAACTTTTACATGG CATGATGAACATGTGGAAGGTTATGTTGGAATCACATGaaattcaaaacaaaatcatgAATGAAGTCAAACTATTCACTTGTCCAACGTATGGAAAATTCTCAAACAACACTCATCGTCTTGCAACCCTACAGCTGGAGGCTGAGCTTCAaaactggaggacatgcttcagaGAATATCTCACTGCACAAAAACAATACGTTGGAGCTCTTTACAGTTGGCTTTCAAAGTTCATAGTACCTGAAATAGAATTCTACTCAAAAAGCCGAAACACATCTCAACCTTTTCAAACAATAAATGGGCCTCGATTGCTCATGATTTGCCAAGATTGGTTTAATTTGATGGATAAATTGCCTGATAAATCGGTTTACTTTGCCATGAAAAGCTTCTCAAAAGATTTACACTCTTTGTGGACGCAACAAGGAAAGGAACAAGACCAAAAGAGGAAAGTTGATAGCTTGTCAAAAGAACTCGATCGCAAGATTCTTGCTTTTCAGAAGACTGAAAACAGGGTTTTTGAGCCGAATCTTGAACTATGTGAGATTGGGGTTGATCATCGGGCAGATTATTTGAAAGAAAGGAAGGATTTTTTAGATGGGTTTAGGGCAAAAGTGGAATTAGAGAAAGGAAAACATCAAATTTGTATGCAAGAGACTCAGAGGATCACACTGAATGGATTCCAAACGGGATTTTGTCGGGTTTTTGAGGCGTCAATTGAGTTCTCAAAAGGGTCGATAAAGATGTATAATGATCTTGTTGGCTCTTCTCAGGAAGACGATGAGAGCAGGAGATGA